CGTGACCACCTTGACGTCCAATCCGCTGTTGACGAAGAGATCCAATCCCCTCAGCGCGGCCCGTACCCCTGCGGCATCGGGATCGAAAACCAATACGATATGATCGGCAAACCGCCGCAAGGCTTGGATATGTTCCGACGTCAGCGCCGTGCCCAACGTCGCGACCGTATGCGTCAATCCGGCCTGATGAAGGGCGATCGCGTCAAAATACCCCTCGACAACGATGGCGGTCTTTGTCCGAACGATCGCCTCCCGCGCCTGATCCAGCGCAAACAAGGTGTGCCCTTTTTTGAACAGCGGGGTATCGGGGGAATTCAGATACTTGGGCAGGGCGTCGCCCAACACCCGCCCCCCGAATCCGACCACGCGCTTTCGCAGATCGGTGATCGTGAACGTGATTCGCCCGCGAAACCGATCATAAAAGCCATCCCCTCCCTCCCGCGCCACCGCCAGACCTGCGCTCGCGATATCGGCCGGAGCAAATCCCTGCCTGGTCAGCGCTTTGAATAAACCGTCCCACTCGGAAGGGGCCAAGCCGATCCCAAACCGGTCGATGACGCTCGATTGGATGCCGCGGTTTTCCAGATACGCCCTTCCGACGGCGCCCAGCTTGGCGTCGCGCAGATTGTGCCTGAACCACGCGGCGGCGGCTTGATTGAGGCGCTCGATCCGCCGGGTCTGCTCCGCATGATTCCTCGAAACGGCTGACGCTTCTTCGACTTCGACTCCGACCTTTTGTCCCAATTCCCGAACCACCTCCGGAAAATTCGCGCCGGTGAGCCTGGTTAAAAAAGTGAAGACGTTTCCGCCGGCCCCGCAGCCGAAACAATGGAAAATTTGCCGGGACGGGTTGACGATAAACGAAGGGGTTTTTTCTTGGTGGAACGGGCACAACCCTTTGAAATTCTGACCTGTTTTCGTCAAGGCCACGTGGTGGCTCACGATATCGACGATATCGACTCGATCTTTGATCCGGTCGATGATGTTATCAGAGATCAAACCGTGACCCACCGGAGTCGCAGCTCCCCCACCTTTTCGCCGCCCCCGATTTGGACAAGACGGCCCAATTGTCTGGAAAAATCGACCGAGCAGGATAACAGACGGTTTGAAAATCTGTCAAATTTTGGGGAACCGGTGATTAGCCCGGCGGCCAACTCATCCGGCGCCCGCCGGTGACATGAAGATGCAGGTGAAACACCGTTTGCCCCCCGTTTTTCCCCGTGTTCGTGACAATGCGATAGCCCGATTCGGCTACGCCCTTCAGTTGCGCTACTTTCGCGCAGGTCAATAGAAGCCGCCCCAGCAGAGCTTGATCCTGCTCCTCACAGTCCTGAACGGCCGCGATGTGCCTCTTCGGAATGACCAGCGTATGGACGGGGGCCTGAGGATGAATGTCGTCGAACGCCAAGGTCTGGTCGTCTTCATGAACGACCTTGGCCGGAATCTGTTTTGCCACAATCTTGCAAAAAAGACAGTCGCTCATCGTCGCCTCGACTTCTCGCATAATGAACGGCGGCCAGCCCAAACGGTTGATTTTTCAGGCCCCGACGGCCTGTCTATTCATCCCTCACGCCGGATCGGCCGAACCGCCTGCCTAATTCGGCATAAATATCCTGAAGCGCCACGTCGTGGTATCCCAGCACCATCAAGGTGTGAAACACCAAGTCCGCCGTTTCGTAGACAATCTCCTCCTTCTTCCCCCCCTTGGAGGCCAAGAGCACCTCTCCCGCTTCCTCCACCACTTTTTTCAGAATTCGATCCTGTCCCCCTTCAAACAGCTTCGTCGTATACGATCCGGCCCGTGGATGGGCCCGGCGATCACGGATCGTCCGCAGAATCGCTTCAAGAATCCCGCCCGCCGCGTCTTGCGTCGGAGACTCGGCGACCCGTCCCCGATCGTCAAGCCTGGAAAAAAAACACGCCCGTTCCCCGGTGTGACAGACCGGACCTTCCGCCTGTACCTTGACCAAAATCGTGTCGCGATCGCAATCAATGAACAAATCCTTCACGCGAAGCTTGTGACCGGACGTTTCGCCCTTCTCCCACAGCCTCTTGCGGGACCGGCTCCAGAAATGGACGCCCTTGGTCTCAAGCGTCTTGGCGATGGCCTCCTGATTCATATAGCCCACCATCAACACGGACCCGTCAAGCCAGTCCTGCACGACGGCCGGAAGAAGGCCTTTCTCATCGAGCCTCAACTCATTTGCCGGTTCATCACTCATGGGTTCATGCCGCCCGCGCCAAGAAATCCGACCGCACGGGGATGCCGCGCTCTTTCAAAAACGCCTTCGCCTGCGAGATCGTAAACTTTCTGAAGTGAAAGATGGACGCGGCCAAAACCGCATCCGCCTTGCCCTTGACGAATCCGTCGTACAGATGCTCCAACGTCCCGACTCCGCCTGACGCGATCACGGGGATCGATACTCGCTCCGACACGGCGGCCGTCAGCTCAAGATCATACCCGTTCTGCCGACCATCCTCGTCCATGCTGGTGACTAAAAGCTCGCCCGCTCCATAGTCTTCCATCCGCTTCGCCCATTCCAGGACGTCCAGTCCCGTCGGCTTGCGCCCTCCGTGGGTAAAGACCTGCCAACCGCCCGCCATGGATCCTCGCTTGGCGTCAATGGCCACGACGATGCACTGCGTGCCGAACCGACGGGCCGCCTCCCTGACAAACTCGGGCCGCTCCACCGCGGCCGTGTTGATGCTTACCTTGTCCGCCCCGGCGTTCAACAATCTCCGAATATCGTCGAGCCCGCGCACGCCGCCGCCGACCGTCACAGGCATAAAGACGCAGCCTGCCGTCCGTTCGACCACGTCGATGATGGTGTTCCGATTCTCATGCGACGCCGTAATATCCAGAAAGCAGAGCTCGTCCGCACCTTCGCGGTCGTAGAGCGCCGCCGCCTCGACCGGATCGCCCGCATCCCGGAGCCCCACGAAGCTGACCCCCTTGACCACGCGACCGTCTTTGACGTCCAGGCAGGGAATGATGCGTTTCGTCAACATGACAATCCATGAAAAGTGAAACGTGAGGGGTCAAGCGTGACTGCGAAAGCCGGTTCCTCCCTTACCCCTCACTCCTCACTTCTTACTGAGGGCCGCCACGGCGGCCCGATAATCCAACATTCCATCGTACAGAGCCTTGCCCACGATCGCCCCTTCCACACGAGATCCGAGCGACCGAACCGCCAACAGATCGTCGATTTTGCTGATCCCGCCCGACGCGATCACCGGAAACGGCGAAGAGGCGACGATCTCTTCCAAGGCCGGAATGTTCGGCCCGCTTAACATCCCGTCGCGCGCAATATCCGTGTAGATCACGGCCCCGAGCGCGAAACCGGACAGCTCTTTCAGCAGATCGACCGCCCTCACATCCGACACCTCCGTCCAGCCCTTCACCGCCACGTTGCCGTTTCGCGCGTCGAGCCCCAACACAACACGCCGCGGAAATTCCCGGCACGCCCGCTCGAGAAACGCCCGATCCGTCAGGGCGGCCGTGCCAAGCACGACGCGCGACACTCCGGCGCGCAGATACTGCCGAACCGTCTCAATCGACCGAACGCCTCCTCCCACCTGGACATTGACGCCGACCGCTTTCATAACGGCTTCGATCTGGGGCAGGTTGCGCGGCTTCCCGTCCACCGCCCCGTTCAGATCCACGACGTGAATCAGGCCCGCTCCCTGCTCCTGCCACCTTCCGGCCACGGCCCGGACATCATCCGAATAGACGGTTTCCGCCGCCATATCACCTTGGCGCAACCGCACGCAACGGCCGTCTTTCAAATCAATCGCCGGGATGACGAGCACGTGACCTCCATAACCCGGTCAGAACGGGAATTCCTTCAACATCGCGTCAACGCCGTACTCCGCCAATTCGTCGGCCGTCACGAACATCCCGAACCG
This sequence is a window from Candidatus Nitrospira inopinata. Protein-coding genes within it:
- the hisA gene encoding 1-(5-phosphoribosyl)-5-[(5-phosphoribosylamino)methylideneamino]imidazole-4-carboxamide isomerase, with translation MLVIPAIDLKDGRCVRLRQGDMAAETVYSDDVRAVAGRWQEQGAGLIHVVDLNGAVDGKPRNLPQIEAVMKAVGVNVQVGGGVRSIETVRQYLRAGVSRVVLGTAALTDRAFLERACREFPRRVVLGLDARNGNVAVKGWTEVSDVRAVDLLKELSGFALGAVIYTDIARDGMLSGPNIPALEEIVASSPFPVIASGGISKIDDLLAVRSLGSRVEGAIVGKALYDGMLDYRAAVAALSKK
- a CDS encoding histidine triad nucleotide-binding protein; this translates as MSDCLFCKIVAKQIPAKVVHEDDQTLAFDDIHPQAPVHTLVIPKRHIAAVQDCEEQDQALLGRLLLTCAKVAQLKGVAESGYRIVTNTGKNGGQTVFHLHLHVTGGRRMSWPPG
- the dnaG gene encoding DNA primase; translation: MGHGLISDNIIDRIKDRVDIVDIVSHHVALTKTGQNFKGLCPFHQEKTPSFIVNPSRQIFHCFGCGAGGNVFTFLTRLTGANFPEVVRELGQKVGVEVEEASAVSRNHAEQTRRIERLNQAAAAWFRHNLRDAKLGAVGRAYLENRGIQSSVIDRFGIGLAPSEWDGLFKALTRQGFAPADIASAGLAVAREGGDGFYDRFRGRITFTITDLRKRVVGFGGRVLGDALPKYLNSPDTPLFKKGHTLFALDQAREAIVRTKTAIVVEGYFDAIALHQAGLTHTVATLGTALTSEHIQALRRFADHIVLVFDPDAAGVRAALRGLDLFVNSGLDVKVVTLPAGEDPDTFVRKAGVPAFASLEAAAPSLLDYVLDHTIRQAENGSLESRIRSVDEVLRIVQKSEHPLEREERIKIVAERLGISQSRLIERYPRLQSRPSQGADSHEQAAQGIAFSAAFKKAPEERDLVLLLLHGRLSPADVRRLRPEAFTVAPCKKLVQMALARLDREGRLGLDALVSEAADDPDCGPLATELSVRDDHFDDVPAHVKACLDVLDRKYADQMLRDLIARLKAAERAGQVEEARTLNVQINEWRIRKAGASPAGAVSLAKE
- the hisF gene encoding imidazole glycerol phosphate synthase subunit HisF — encoded protein: MLTKRIIPCLDVKDGRVVKGVSFVGLRDAGDPVEAAALYDREGADELCFLDITASHENRNTIIDVVERTAGCVFMPVTVGGGVRGLDDIRRLLNAGADKVSINTAAVERPEFVREAARRFGTQCIVVAIDAKRGSMAGGWQVFTHGGRKPTGLDVLEWAKRMEDYGAGELLVTSMDEDGRQNGYDLELTAAVSERVSIPVIASGGVGTLEHLYDGFVKGKADAVLAASIFHFRKFTISQAKAFLKERGIPVRSDFLARAA
- the hisIE gene encoding bifunctional phosphoribosyl-AMP cyclohydrolase/phosphoribosyl-ATP diphosphatase HisIE codes for the protein MSDEPANELRLDEKGLLPAVVQDWLDGSVLMVGYMNQEAIAKTLETKGVHFWSRSRKRLWEKGETSGHKLRVKDLFIDCDRDTILVKVQAEGPVCHTGERACFFSRLDDRGRVAESPTQDAAGGILEAILRTIRDRRAHPRAGSYTTKLFEGGQDRILKKVVEEAGEVLLASKGGKKEEIVYETADLVFHTLMVLGYHDVALQDIYAELGRRFGRSGVRDE